A single window of Paenibacillus sp. SYP-B4298 DNA harbors:
- a CDS encoding ABC transporter ATP-binding protein: MINYRKHRRAIERMYEDRATISRHMTSKDPVTKLTKQELQPIYEDQPCKLSQTSLPRNGQTEAQNNLQYDAKLFIAPELEIKQGDVVAVKRKATSRVEMYITGQPFPPYSSHQEINLTAKEWA; encoded by the coding sequence ATGATCAACTACCGTAAGCACCGCCGCGCCATCGAGAGGATGTATGAGGACCGGGCGACGATCAGCCGACACATGACCTCCAAGGACCCGGTCACCAAGCTGACCAAGCAGGAGCTGCAGCCAATATATGAGGATCAACCCTGCAAACTGTCCCAGACAAGCCTGCCCCGAAACGGCCAGACGGAGGCGCAGAACAATCTGCAATATGATGCCAAGCTGTTCATCGCGCCGGAGCTGGAGATCAAGCAGGGGGATGTTGTAGCGGTCAAACGCAAGGCTACGAGTCGTGTTGAGATGTACATCACCGGCCAGCCGTTCCCGCCGTACTCGTCACATCAGGAAATCAACCTGACAGCGAAGGAGTGGGCGTGA
- a CDS encoding HK97 gp10 family phage protein translates to MAGRGFDTCGLRKLHGNIRQAKQENRRFIEDCVKELANRLLAKVIPRTPSDTGVLRQGWQLGPVVWDADGSCSIELLNAVDYAPYVEYGHRTANHMGWVEGRFMLTFSAEELQRELPALLERKMKRHFERLWR, encoded by the coding sequence ATGGCGGGCAGAGGCTTTGATACATGCGGGCTGCGGAAACTGCACGGCAATATCCGACAGGCTAAGCAGGAAAACCGAAGGTTTATCGAGGATTGTGTGAAGGAGCTGGCAAACCGTCTGCTGGCCAAGGTCATTCCCCGGACGCCATCTGATACCGGGGTGCTGCGGCAGGGTTGGCAGTTGGGGCCGGTGGTATGGGACGCAGACGGCAGTTGCTCAATTGAGCTGCTAAACGCGGTCGACTACGCCCCCTATGTCGAGTACGGTCATCGCACCGCTAACCATATGGGATGGGTCGAAGGGCGCTTTATGCTCACATTTAGCGCTGAAGAGCTTCAACGTGAGCTGCCGGCGCTGTTGGAACGCAAGATGAAACGGCACTTCGAACGCCTATGGAGGTGA